GAGGCGAAATGGAGATGGGAACTTACGCACACATCAAGCGACAAGACGGCGCCGCTGTAGTTCAACGCGAGAAGTACCGCATGAAAGCTGGCGAGAGTCGAGTTTACTTACCCGGCGACATCCACGACACAAAGTGCATTTCGGATTCGGTCTTAATGTTTCGTCTGACAAGCTGTGATCTTAAGACGGAACTGCAAGCGAAGAGGATGCGCCGGTATACTGAAGGTTCATGAAGAGATTTTATTTCTTCAAATACTCCGTCAACTGCTGAACCACGATGCCCCAGCCTTCATGAAAGCCCATTTGCTCATGGACCTTACGGCCTTCTTCGTCTTGGTGTATCGCGATGGCAGTGTACTTGGTACCTTCTGGATGCTTTTCCAGAAGCAGAACGGCTGTGAACATTAAATCGTGCGGACTCTGCGGCTTTGGTGAAGGTCTAAAGCCTGGCTGCAGAGCCGTCGTCCAAACAAGTTTTTCATAAGGGACGAGTTCTAAAAAACATCCTGTACTTGGGAACTTTTGTCCTTCAGGGCTTTGCATGACGGAAAAGAATTTTCCACCAGGGCGCAAATCCATTTCGCACTCAACAGTTTGCCAAGGCTTCGGACAAAACCATTCTTTAATTCCAACTGGGTCCGTCCACGCTTTGTAGATTTGCTCGGGAGTTGCGGGAACGATTTTTTCTAGCACAAGATCAAGTTTTGGATCGACTTTGATATTCATAGTTACTCCTTATTAGTTAGGGAAAGACTTGTCTAAGGCGGGAGTCACGCAAATAAAGACCCAGCCAGATAAAAGCAGCAATATACAGAGGAAAAAGCGTGTGCGAGAAAAGTGGATTGCTGACACGCACGTGGCTTGCGATAGCTCCACCTAAATATCCTGTAAGAAGAACCGCACCAAGAAGCGACGTCTTTGGAATGGCGTAAAGAAGAGTGCAAATCAAAAGAATGGTTCCTACCGTCGGCATAAGCTCCATCGGCCACTGCAATGCAGCCCCGGCTTCTAGAGCTTCCGGTGGAAGCTTATCCATAAAAAATTTAATGGTGCCATCGAACAATAAAAAGGCGATCGCCAAACCGCTTAAGATTCTACCCATCCATATTGCTTTTGAGGTCATGTAAGCTCCTTTTTGTGTGTCTTTATCGGTATTATTACATATCACTTGATATGTTTAGAAGTAAATTTTAAGTGTGTTTCAGCTTTAATAAAGTAATATCCATGGACAATTTACATATCAGTTGATATATTTGATTTGATGGCTAAACGTATTGCAAGAGATCCAGAAAAAACACGTGCCCAGATATTGAATGCCTCATTTATGGAAATCTATAGCCGGGGCTTTAATGGTGTTGGCGTGCGCGAACTGGCTGCCAAGGCCGATGTCACAATCGGGGCCTTCTTCCACTACTTCCCCACAAAAAACCACGTCGGCTATGCCATTGTCGATGAAATCATCCACACGGGAATTCTGGACCGTTGGATTAAGCCGCTGAACGCTTACAAGAATCCGATTCAAGGCATCTTGAAATGTTTTAAGAACACTTTTGATAACTGGCCGGATGAATACGTAGCCCTTGGATGTCCGTTGAATAATCTCACTCAAGAAATGGCGGGCTCGGATGAACTCTTCAAACAAAAGACTCGCGCCGTTTTAGAAGATTGGATCGCCAAAACCCGCGAGCACCTGAAGCGCGCCCAGCAAACCGGCTACTTGCGTAAGAACGTGAACACCCAGGAACTCGCGGAATATATAGTGACGTTTCAAGAGGGCACGTTCGCGATGGGTAAGGCGTTGAACGATCGTCGTATCTTTGATTCGATGTACAACTCGCTGAAGCAGCATCTTGAGGCCTTGATTTCTTGAGAAGTTCTTTAAAGTAATATTTTTTGGAGCCTCAGCTACTATTACTTAAATAATCGGAAGGAATGGGGCTCGGGCCGTCCTGCCCCTCGGCGCTTCGCGCTGCCTTCGGCACCCCAAAAATGCCGTCATGGCATTTTTGTGAATCCCCTGAACACTTTGAGTTCAATCACTCCACATCGAGCAAATTAGAAAATAAAAAACCACCTTGCGGTGGTTCTTTATTTTCTAATTTGGTGGAGGCGCCGGTGGCTCAGCTAACCCTAAATAAACACATCGGTTTTTTATCTTTGCCCAGAGAAGTGTCCAGAATTATGCACCCACTAGGGAGTAGGTTTGATTAGGACGCGATAAATCAATGTTATACTAGAACCGAATTCTTGTTCTGGACCCTTTGCCTTCCGGTACAAAACCATTTTGTCTCA
This region of Bdellovibrio sp. 22V genomic DNA includes:
- a CDS encoding SRPBCC family protein translates to MNIKVDPKLDLVLEKIVPATPEQIYKAWTDPVGIKEWFCPKPWQTVECEMDLRPGGKFFSVMQSPEGQKFPSTGCFLELVPYEKLVWTTALQPGFRPSPKPQSPHDLMFTAVLLLEKHPEGTKYTAIAIHQDEEGRKVHEQMGFHEGWGIVVQQLTEYLKK
- a CDS encoding DoxX family protein; the protein is MTSKAIWMGRILSGLAIAFLLFDGTIKFFMDKLPPEALEAGAALQWPMELMPTVGTILLICTLLYAIPKTSLLGAVLLTGYLGGAIASHVRVSNPLFSHTLFPLYIAAFIWLGLYLRDSRLRQVFP
- a CDS encoding TetR/AcrR family transcriptional regulator, translating into MAKRIARDPEKTRAQILNASFMEIYSRGFNGVGVRELAAKADVTIGAFFHYFPTKNHVGYAIVDEIIHTGILDRWIKPLNAYKNPIQGILKCFKNTFDNWPDEYVALGCPLNNLTQEMAGSDELFKQKTRAVLEDWIAKTREHLKRAQQTGYLRKNVNTQELAEYIVTFQEGTFAMGKALNDRRIFDSMYNSLKQHLEALIS